The region GTATTCTAACGAAAAAATAAAAACCGCTCTGAGAACGGTTTTTACTGATGTTCATTATTATATTAAAAACAGTTTTATTTAATCTGTCTTCTGTGTTTTCTTTGCTCCATTTTAATGGAATCAAGATTAATTTTCGGAACCGTTTTTCGAATTGAATCTTCTTTTTTCAATTCTTTTGGCTTATTCTTATTTGCTTTAGCTGCTTTTTTCTCATCAATTTTAGCCAGGGAATCTGCTGCTCTTTGATTTACCGCTATTCTTTTATTCACTTCAGCAAACATATCACTATACTTTTCATAATCTGAAGCATAGTACATGTTATTCTGAGCAAACTGAAGACTGTCTACTTTGTATTTCTTCAAAATAAACTTTGTTGGATCGCTCTCTACCGAATCTAAAGACAAGGGCTTTTGATAACGCATAGCTTCCAAAAGCGATAAATCATACATAATATCAATCATCTTTTCTTTCTCAATAAGTTTTGCAGGCTCTTT is a window of Flavobacterium crocinum DNA encoding:
- a CDS encoding DUF4296 domain-containing protein, which codes for MKNFIVIVLVLFLSVSCKKELVKEPAKLIEKEKMIDIMYDLSLLEAMRYQKPLSLDSVESDPTKFILKKYKVDSLQFAQNNMYYASDYEKYSDMFAEVNKRIAVNQRAADSLAKIDEKKAAKANKNKPKELKKEDSIRKTVPKINLDSIKMEQRKHRRQIK